The DNA region TACACCCTTCAAGAAGTGGTGAACAAGTTACAGCGACATTTGTTGATAAAAACGGAAATAAAGTTGAAGTTCCTGCAACAATTGGTCCAGAAGGTAAGTTAGAAATTGATGCAAGTAAATTACCAGATGGAAAAACATATACACTTGAATCAGTTAAAGATAACAAGAACCAACCAGTTGTTGATTTAAGTAAAGCTAATAAAGAAGATTTAGTAATTGATAAAGCAAACTATAATGATGGAAGCGTTTCTCGTGATGAAAACGGAAATGCAAAAGTTAACGCTCAATTGCCAGAAGGTAATGCTAACAAAGAAGTTAAAGCGGTATTTACAAATGAACATGGTGAAACATTTGAAGTTCCTGCAACAACAGATGCTAATGGAAAAGTTTCATTCGATACATCTTCATTACCTACACCAGGAAACTTCTCATTAGATAGAGTTGTTGATAAAGAGTCAGGTGAAGCAATTCTTTCAAATAATCAATTATCAGATTCTCAAAAAGTTAATATTAAAAAACCTGAAGTTACAGCAAAAGTTATTGAAGATGCTAAGGGTTCAAGAGACTTAGAGTTAAGCTTACCACAAGATCAAGTTGGAAAAGAAGTTGAAGCAACATTTACAAATTCAAAAGGTGAAGAAATAAAAGTAAAAGCTACAGTTGATGCTAATGGAAACTTAGTTTTAGACACATCAAATAATATTTTATTCCCTGAAGGTGAAAAATACACACTTAAGAGTTTAACTGATTCTCAAGGAAACAAAGTTGTTGACGTAGCAAAACTTCCTGAACCTATAACAGTAGCTAAAACAGGAAATAAATTAAATGGTGAAGTTTCAACAAAACCAGATGGTTCAAAACAACTTGAATTTAATGTTCCTGAAGGAGCTAACACAAATGGTGCAGTTGCTAGATTAACAGATGCTAACGGGAATGTTGTTGAAGTGCCTACACGTGTTGATGAAAATGGAAAACTTGTTGTTGATACAAGTTCGCTTGATCCTAAAAAAGTTTACACACTTGACCAAATTGTTAACCCAACAACAAGTCCAGAAACAACACTAGTTTCAGGCGATGACCTAACAGAAGATGTTAAGAGAATTAATGATACAAAAGAAGAAGCAAGAAAAGTTACATTTACAAGATGAAGTATTTCAGATCTTGCTACTACAAAAGCAAGTATCGAAGTTTCTTATGAAGATATCAATAACTTAATTGATCCTAACGCAAACTATGTTTTAACACTTAGCAAAAAAGATGATGCAAATTCAAAAGTAAGCGCTAAGGCAAAAGTTAATAAAGAAAGAAATAGATTCTTCTTTGATTTTGTTTCCTTAGATAAAGACACATTTTATGTTTTTGATTCAATAAAACCAGAATTTACTAATGATTCAATTACATTTTTAAATAATCTTGACAAGCAAGAATTTAAAACACCAAAATTTGAAGTTGCTGTTTGAGCATCAACAACTGTTTCAAACGAAACAACAAACTCAGTTTCAATCAATTTTGGAATAGATGTTTCTAATTCTGTTCAATTAGATGACGCTGCTGAAATAAAAGTTCACTATGTGAAGTTAGAGAAAACAGGAAATGAATCTGAAGAACAAACATTCACTATAACCAAAGCTAATCCTTCACATTCATTAAGTGGCTTAACAGGTAATACTATTTATGTAATTAAACAATTATCTATACAAAAAGATGGACAGAAAGTTAACTTATTTAAAAATGAAACAACTAAATTCACTCAAGAATTTAAAACCAAAGCGACCCCAATTACTTTAACATTCGATTCTTCAAATGAAATTGATAATATTATAAACTTCGAACAAGCAAGATTGACATTTGTTTATAACGATGCTGACGGAAGGTTAGAAGAGGGTAATCCGGTTGAACTAACATTTAAAAAACTTGGTTCAGAGGAAATGTTAAAAGCTAGCGGAAGAGTTGCAAACAACAATAAAATATTAATTACTACAAATAATGATTTAGAATCTAATACTGAATATGTTTTAGTTTCATTAACTACAAGTGCTAAAAACACAAATTCAGCTTATAATTATACTTTCGCAGCATTTTCTCAAGAAACTAAATTTAGAACAAGAGAAACAGTATATGACGTCGCAAATGTAGTTTTCGCTGAAGAATATGCAAGTAATAAGTTAGATAGTAGACAAGTTAGAGTAACTTTAGATAAACAAGGTAGAGCTGCAGATAACAAAACAGCAAAAATTGTGTTTAGATCAGAAAGTGATGGATCTGAAATTATTTCAGATGCTCAAACTATTTTAGAATCAACACAAGAATTAACATTTACAATCAATAATTTAATATCAAATAGAAATTATATATTTGATAGATTAGTTTATGGAGAAGGTGATCAATTAACTAAGAGATTTATTAATAAAAATAACGTTAATTTTGCATTTATAACAGAACCAGGAAGAACAGAAATTAGTAATTGAACATTTGAAGATTTTACGTTAAACTCAAATGATTTAAAAGTTACATTTAATAATCCTGATCAATCATTATCAAAAGATTCTATACTAGAATTAACTATTACAAAAACAAATGATGAGACATTTGTGCAAAAATTTGATTCAACATTAGTAACAGCAAAAGATTCTAACTTTGAAGCTTTATTCGATAATATTCCAATGGATTTAAACCAAGAATATAAAGTTGTTTCAATTAAAGTTAAATCACCTGTCACAAAATCATATAGAGGTGTTAACGGAACTTCAGAAAATATAATTTTCCAAACAAGCGAAGGAAACGAACAAAAATTCGTAAATAAATTTAAAGTTCTTTCAGTTACAAACAGTGAATTATCAGAAAAACAAACAACCGTAACAGTAACATTTGATGAAACTAATAATTTACTTCAAGGCAAATCATTCAGATTGAAATATGTTGGTAACGGAAATGATGAAAAATTATCATCAGTAGCTACATCAGTAACTGATAAAACTGCAACATTTACATTATCAGATATCGATTCAAACAGACAATACACATTTGTTGGTGTATATTATGATGAATCTAATAAAAATGACTCTTCATTTGTAATTAGTGAAGATAAGAAAATTGTAGCTGATAATTCAGTTTCAAATGTAATCACAGTGGCTCCTCAAGAAACAAAAGTTTTAAGTCATGAAATTACAGAAAAAAGCATGGAAGCAAATACACTAAGATTTGCAATTAACAATCCAGATAATGTATTCGAAAATGGACAAGTTTTTGTTTTAGAATACTTCAAAACAGAAGATGCAAATACTACATTAACAAAAGAAGGAAGCTTATCTATTGATCAAAACAATGTTTATGTAACATTCGCAAACATTGGAATGGATGTTAACAAAGAATATAAAGTAAAAAGAGTATTGGTTAAATCAAAACCAAGCAAAGCACATGTTGATGTAAATAATAACAACATTATTTATGATAAAGATTCAACTAATGCTACAGAATATGTTCTTCAAAACAGATTTAATATAACAAGTGTTAATTCAGTTGTTGCTCAAAATAATGATAATGTAACAGTTACAATTGTTGTAGATAGCAATAATAATTTATTAGAAAACAAAAAATATAAAGCAAGATTTGTTGATCATAACGGTGTAAATCCAATTTTCACTGAAGTTGCAACTGTTGCTGGTAATACATTAAGTCTTTCAATTCCTTCAATTGCAAGAAATAGAGAATATACATTTGATAAGTTGTACTTTGAAGAAGGAACAGTGGATGGTTCAAGAATTAATTCAAATTCTAAATTTGTCCCAAATACTTCAAATATTGAAAACAAATTTGAAGTAACTCCTGGTGAAACTACAATTCAAGGAACTCCGAGTGTAGAAACCAAAGCAATTGATTCAAATACTATTAAGTTTATAGTTAACAACCCTGATAAATCATTTAATGTTGGCAATTTAATAGTTGTTGAATATTACAAAGTTAAATTAGAGGAATCTGAAGCTGAAGATGTTGTAGTAGTTGATAATTTAGCATTAGCATCAGATTCAAACGGAAACTTCTCATTTACTTTAAACTTACCAATGGATATTAATAGAGAATACAAGATTAAATCTATTAAAGTTAAAGAAAAATCTAGTGTTCTATTCAAAAATGTAAATAATGACGCTGATAATGCTATTTATAAAGAAGGAAACGTTAATGGTGTTGAATATAGATATAAAAATACATTTAATTTAGATTCAATTTCATCAACAATACAATCAAATACAACATCAGCTTCAATAAGTACAACTTTCTCAATTGATGATGCTTATAAAGCAGGTAAGAAATTTGTCTTAAAATACGTTGACAATGCGGGAAATGTTAAATGATCAAACCTTGTATCAGATATCACTAACCCTGGATTTACATTATCTAACTTAAATTCAAATAGACAATATACATTTGAAGCTGCATATTTTGTTGCAAGCACAGTTGAAGAAAGTGGTTTAGAAACAGCTGATAAAACAATCATTGCTAAATCAAATACAGTTTCAGATACAATTTCAATTGAACCAGCAACAACAAATGTTTCAGAGTTCACTAAATTAGAAAAATCATTATCAGGAATGTCAATTCAATTTGAAATTAATAACCCTGACAAATTATTTGATGAACACACTGAAGTTACTTTAGAATACAACAAAGTGTCAGCTCAAGAATCAGAAGCTAATTTAACAGCTACTGCTAATTTAACTCCTGTTGCAAGTGATACAAATAAATTCACAGTTAAATTCTCAAACTTAACATTAAACTTAAACGAAGAATATGCAGTTAAGAAAATAAGATTAAGTGCAAAACCAAGCGCAGCATGAAAAAATATAAACGATAAATTAGATAACGTTATTTATAATTCAGCAGAGAATAGTGAAAGATATGAATTTGAAAATAAATTTATTGTAACATCTATCGCTGATTCTTCAAGTTCAGCAACTGATGGAAACAAAAATATAACAGTAACTTTTGAAGGTGATCAAGAATTAACTTCAAATAAATCATTTAGATTAAAATATAAAGATCAAAATGATGTTGTATATTGAACATCAATATCCGCTATGCCTACTACAGGAACAACAACTGCAGATGTACAATTAACAAACCTTAACAAAAACCGTCAATATACATTTGATTCAATCTACTATGATGCTACAGGCACAAATGATGATAGTTTTTCACAAGACTCATCAACTAACTCTATTCCTCTTAAATCAACAGTATTGCACACATTTGAAGTTGAAAAAGGAGCTACTGCATTACAATCATTTACAACTTCAAATCAAACTTTAACATCAACAGATATTAAAGTAGTTGTTAACAACCCGGATAACGCTTTATCAACTGCGGATACATTAAATATTCAGTATGTTAAAGTAAGTGATTCAAGTCAATCATATTCATTGTCAGCAAATCTTGTTGCTGAGGGTGATAACTTCAAAGTTGAATTTACTAATGTAACAATTGACTTAAATGAAGAATATATTTTAGATAGAGTTTGATTAAATGCAAAACCTGGTCTTGCATTGAAGAACATAAGTGAAAATAATGTTATTTATCAAAAAACAGATAATAATAATCACAAATTTATGAATAAATTTAAATTAGATTCATTAGAAATACCTTCAAATGAATCTAATAGAAACGTTGCTACAGTAAATGCAACTCTAGATTTCAATAATAATCTACAAACAAACAAAAAATATAGAGCTAAATTTATAGTAAATGAAGATCCTAATAGAATTGTTTGATCTAATATAGTTGATGCAACATCATTAAATGATAATTCTAAGAACTTAGCGCTAAGTCTTAGTGGTTTAGAATTAAATAGATCATATAAATTCGTTGGATTATACTGAGGAGAAGCATCTTCAACAGAAGATAATTTCCCTAATACAAATGATCACTTATTAAAACAAACATTTAGTGATGATAAGAAATTTGAAAATCCACACGGAGATACTAAAGCATCTGAATTAACTGTTTCAGATCACAAATTAAATTCTGTTGATCTTAAGTTCAAGTTAACAAACCCAGATAATGGATTTACGGCTGGAACAACAGTTGTAATGGAATATGTTAAAAATTCTGATCAGAATAATACTTTAACAAGTCAACCTGTTGCTTTAACATTGGAAGGTGATGCATATTACGCTACATTTGATGATTTCGCTATTGATTTAAATACTGAATATACAATCAAGAAGTTAAAAGTAACAGCAAAACCAAATGTTTTATTACACAACGTTAATAATAATGCTAATAATGAAATTAATGTTACTGAATTACAAAATTTAGGTATTGTAAATAAATTAAAACTAGCTTCAATTAATAATTCAAATCAACAAGATACATCAACAATAAGTGTTAAATTAGACCAAAATAATGGATTATTAAACAACAAATACTTTGCAGCTAAATACACATTAAGTTCAGGCGAAGTTGTTTGAACAAATGTTCAAGCTGCTGTTGAAAGTTCTAGTGAAACAGATAAGGCCGATTTAACCCTTACATTATCTGATTTAATTTCTAATAGAACATATACATTTGTTGATCTTTACTGAACAGATAATCAAAACGCAACTGCTAGTGACTTAACTAACTTAACAGATGCAAATAAAGTTGTAAAAGAAAATTCAATTTCAAATTCATTTACAATTGCGCTTGGTACAACAAGAATATTATCTAAATCATTAACAGATTCAACAATTAATTCTGGAAACTGAGAATTTACTGTAAATGACCCTGATAAATTAATGTCAGTAGGAAGCACAATAGTTGTTGGATATATTAAAGAAAGTGATCCAGAAGGAACAACTCTTACTGAAAAAGAAGCTGCGTTAGTTCAAGATGGTGCAAACTACAAAGTAACATTTGAAAATGTTCCAATGGATGTTAATACTAAGTATCTAGTAAAAGAACTTAGATTAAAAACAAAAACTAAAGCAGAAAATCCTAATATTAACGGAAGAGATAATAACGCTATTTACAATTCAGTTTTAGACACTGAAGAACAAAGTTTTATTAATGAATTTAAACTTACATCAGTTTCAAATAACATGAGTAGTGGTGCTGCAGGGGTTTCAGAAGCTACAATTACAGCAAACTTTAAAGCAACATCTAACTCAATTGGAGCAGATTATAAATTTGCTGTTAAATACGTTTCAGCTGATGATGCAAACGAAGTTCTTATTTCAAATTCAGTTTCATCAAATAGCACAAGTTCATTAAACTTTACTTTATCTAACTTGAACAAGAATAGAAATTATAGATTTGTAGAATTGTTATATACAAAGGATAATACTGATATTTCTAGTTCAAATGGTGCTGCATTCCCAATTGAAGGAACAGTTAATGATTCCTTTATAATAGCTCATGGATCTACAACATCTAGCACAGTTACTAATACAGTTACAGCAACATCTCAAAATATAACAAGTGTTGAACTTGAAATTATGTCAGAAGATAATGTGTTAGAAGCCGGACAACAACTTACCTTAACAGTAGGCCAAAAAGATAATAGATCAGATCAAACAGATAAAACAACAGTAGGAACAATAGTAGTAAGAGAAAATAAATTCTATGCTATATTTAATATAGAAGGTCTTGCTGCTAATATGGATTACAAAGTTTATGAACTAAAATTCAATGATAAGCCTAGAAAAGCGCATAGCGATGTATATTCAACTGACTCAAATGTTGTAGCAATACCAAACGAAGAAATAACATTTAAGACTTCATTAGAACCAGTTGCTGAAACAGGAAGCCAAATTACATTGGTTGAATCTCAAGAAAAAGATGCTAACTTAAGAGGAAAAGATATTTTAGAAGCTTCATATGAAGTATCAGGAACAATAACAAATATAAGTATTCCATTGGATCTATATGATTCAAGTCAATCAAATAATGGATTTGTTATTACCTATAATGGTACTGCTTCATTAAAAGATCGTACAACTGGAACGCATAGCGTTGTTGCTCATGATGTTTCTTATGATACATCAAATAAAACTATTTCATTTAAATTAAAAGGCATGAAAGCTGGTTATACTTATAATATTGATTCTCTTATATTTAAACAAAATAGTCATACATCTACTACAGATAAAACAGATAAAACGATTAATTTAGATAATGTTACAAAAAGTTCTCATACTGCAAAAGGTTATGGTTGAGAATATCTAGAATTTAAGTCTGATTACTCATATTGACCTTCTGCTAATGATGGAAATTCATTAGTTGCAATGCTTGGTTTCCATAAAGGTTTTGAAGCAAATGATTTTACTAGACTATTCAACTATATTAAATTTAAAGCTCCTACAGGAGAAAAAGATTACGCTATAGGTCAATCTGGTTCTGCTGTTTCTTTAGATGTTATATGATTAGAAAAATTAAAATCAGAATTAAGAGAAGCTGTACAATCCGCTCAAGCTTTAGGTAATAAAAAACCACACTTCGGAAACAATAATTTATTTGGTATTCAACTAGGTAGAAAATGAGAAGATAACGCAACTAAATTTATAAGATTAATGAACGCTCACGCTCGCCCTGAAAGTGACTTTTATAAACCTCAATTAGGTGTGACTGGTCCAAATAGCGTTTT from Mycoplasmopsis canis PG 14 includes:
- a CDS encoding DUF1410 domain-containing protein; amino-acid sequence: MSNPNNEDKKKKRRKKALILLVPLLLSGAAAGGIAAALLYRNLNKDNYNPYLNYYGYNDKGDIKLEFVLPQEKVEQYKNREVSSVFVDENGKEYIVSATVDANGKVSFDTSSLPKPGNYNLSKVVDKNTNEQILSKEELPAELKTSIKKPSVDGSFSTNPDTNSKVLNLNVNEGLANRELELTFTNEKGEIFTQKVKVDKNGQISFDSKDLPSGSKWTLTKAVDADSKNQNPVINVNDIPEELKTIDKQDYSSSFSNTKNGNIELSSKVDTSNAGKQVVGVFTDKDGKENKVEGTVQPDGTVKFDTSSLPKPGEYNLNRIVEKDNENNVIKSNDQLSDVEKSSIKRPEVSISKENKDITGSTINISLHPSKSNKDVILTFTDANGETYKVPAKVGVDGKLVFDSSEFLDEGNKYTLQSITDNEGNKVADLSELSPEDLIIDKINYAEVISNNSKGDKNINLDLGQANANKEAVAIFTDKDGNEVEVPAQVDANGKLVIDTSKLPNHNEYKLKEVRDNNENVILSNSELPEGAKSTIKKPEVTVNVIEDEKGSKDLSLNLPQDQVGKEVEATFTNSKGEEIKVKATVDANGNLVLDTSNNNLFPEGEKYTLNSIKDANGNKVVNLDNVDTIVVNKVGENSTLNNKNNYLDDYSYNKDGQLELNVALPKDKAAEYANKPVTAVFVDENGKKHEIQATVDAEGNVKFNTNDLPKPGQYTLDQVVDSATNPATTLLSKDQLSDEQKTPIKRPAVSGTVTTTENGNDKVLNLELNPALANRELELEFTDENGNKIKKNVKVTPEGKLVFDSSSLPEGQKWTLSSVKDADNLEGGQVLDTNDLPEELKVIDKVDYSKVLTPNDKGSVDLNVKLPKDQAGKEVTGVFKDKDGNFIQVQGTVQPNGTVKFDTSSLPEPGEYSLDRVLDPNNENAVLKSADDLSEAEKTTIKKPEATISKSGTNQADAKISIDLHPSRSGEQVTATFVDKNGNKVEVPATIGPEGKLEIDASKLPDGKTYTLESVKDNKNQPVVDLSKANKEDLVIDKANYNDGSVSRDENGNAKVNAQLPEGNANKEVKAVFTNEHGETFEVPATTDANGKVSFDTSSLPTPGNFSLDRVVDKESGEAILSNNQLSDSQKVNIKKPEVTAKVIEDAKGSRDLELSLPQDQVGKEVEATFTNSKGEEIKVKATVDANGNLVLDTSNNILFPEGEKYTLKSLTDSQGNKVVDVAKLPEPITVAKTGNKLNGEVSTKPDGSKQLEFNVPEGANTNGAVARLTDANGNVVEVPTRVDENGKLVVDTSSLDPKKVYTLDQIVNPTTSPETTLVSGDDLTEDVKRINDTKEEARKVTFTRWSISDLATTKASIEVSYEDINNLIDPNANYVLTLSKKDDANSKVSAKAKVNKERNRFFFDFVSLDKDTFYVFDSIKPEFTNDSITFLNNLDKQEFKTPKFEVAVWASTTVSNETTNSVSINFGIDVSNSVQLDDAAEIKVHYVKLEKTGNESEEQTFTITKANPSHSLSGLTGNTIYVIKQLSIQKDGQKVNLFKNETTKFTQEFKTKATPITLTFDSSNEIDNIINFEQARLTFVYNDADGRLEEGNPVELTFKKLGSEEMLKASGRVANNNKILITTNNDLESNTEYVLVSLTTSAKNTNSAYNYTFAAFSQETKFRTRETVYDVANVVFAEEYASNKLDSRQVRVTLDKQGRAADNKTAKIVFRSESDGSEIISDAQTILESTQELTFTINNLISNRNYIFDRLVYGEGDQLTKRFINKNNVNFAFITEPGRTEISNWTFEDFTLNSNDLKVTFNNPDQSLSKDSILELTITKTNDETFVQKFDSTLVTAKDSNFEALFDNIPMDLNQEYKVVSIKVKSPVTKSYRGVNGTSENIIFQTSEGNEQKFVNKFKVLSVTNSELSEKQTTVTVTFDETNNLLQGKSFRLKYVGNGNDEKLSSVATSVTDKTATFTLSDIDSNRQYTFVGVYYDESNKNDSSFVISEDKKIVADNSVSNVITVAPQETKVLSHEITEKSMEANTLRFAINNPDNVFENGQVFVLEYFKTEDANTTLTKEGSLSIDQNNVYVTFANIGMDVNKEYKVKRVLVKSKPSKAHVDVNNNNIIYDKDSTNATEYVLQNRFNITSVNSVVAQNNDNVTVTIVVDSNNNLLENKKYKARFVDHNGVNPIFTEVATVAGNTLSLSIPSIARNREYTFDKLYFEEGTVDGSRINSNSKFVPNTSNIENKFEVTPGETTIQGTPSVETKAIDSNTIKFIVNNPDKSFNVGNLIVVEYYKVKLEESEAEDVVVVDNLALASDSNGNFSFTLNLPMDINREYKIKSIKVKEKSSVLFKNVNNDADNAIYKEGNVNGVEYRYKNTFNLDSISSTIQSNTTSASISTTFSIDDAYKAGKKFVLKYVDNAGNVKWSNLVSDITNPGFTLSNLNSNRQYTFEAAYFVASTVEESGLETADKTIIAKSNTVSDTISIEPATTNVSEFTKLEKSLSGMSIQFEINNPDKLFDEHTEVTLEYNKVSAQESEANLTATANLTPVASDTNKFTVKFSNLTLNLNEEYAVKKIRLSAKPSAAWKNINDKLDNVIYNSAENSERYEFENKFIVTSIADSSSSATDGNKNITVTFEGDQELTSNKSFRLKYKDQNDVVYWTSISAMPTTGTTTADVQLTNLNKNRQYTFDSIYYDATGTNDDSFSQDSSTNSIPLKSTVLHTFEVEKGATALQSFTTSNQTLTSTDIKVVVNNPDNALSTADTLNIQYVKVSDSSQSYSLSANLVAEGDNFKVEFTNVTIDLNEEYILDRVWLNAKPGLALKNISENNVIYQKTDNNNHKFMNKFKLDSLEIPSNESNRNVATVNATLDFNNNLQTNKKYRAKFIVNEDPNRIVWSNIVDATSLNDNSKNLALSLSGLELNRSYKFVGLYWGEASSTEDNFPNTNDHLLKQTFSDDKKFENPHGDTKASELTVSDHKLNSVDLKFKLTNPDNGFTAGTTVVMEYVKNSDQNNTLTSQPVALTLEGDAYYATFDDFAIDLNTEYTIKKLKVTAKPNVLLHNVNNNANNEINVTELQNLGIVNKLKLASINNSNQQDTSTISVKLDQNNGLLNNKYFAAKYTLSSGEVVWTNVQAAVESSSETDKADLTLTLSDLISNRTYTFVDLYWTDNQNATASDLTNLTDANKVVKENSISNSFTIALGTTRILSKSLTDSTINSGNWEFTVNDPDKLMSVGSTIVVGYIKESDPEGTTLTEKEAALVQDGANYKVTFENVPMDVNTKYLVKELRLKTKTKAENPNINGRDNNAIYNSVLDTEEQSFINEFKLTSVSNNMSSGAAGVSEATITANFKATSNSIGADYKFAVKYVSADDANEVLISNSVSSNSTSSLNFTLSNLNKNRNYRFVELLYTKDNTDISSSNGAAFPIEGTVNDSFIIAHGSTTSSTVTNTVTATSQNITSVELEIMSEDNVLEAGQQLTLTVGQKDNRSDQTDKTTVGTIVVRENKFYAIFNIEGLAANMDYKVYELKFNDKPRKAHSDVYSTDSNVVAIPNEEITFKTSLEPVAETGSQITLVESQEKDANLRGKDILEASYEVSGTITNISIPLDLYDSSQSNNGFVITYNGTASLKDRTTGTHSVVAHDVSYDTSNKTISFKLKGMKAGYTYNIDSLIFKQNSHTSTTDKTDKTINLDNVTKSSHTAKGYGWEYLEFKSDYSYWPSANDGNSLVAMLGFHKGFEANDFTRLFNYIKFKAPTGEKDYAIGQSGSAVSLDVIWLEKLKSELREAVQSAQALGNKKPHFGNNNLFGIQLGRKWEDNATKFIRLMNAHARPESDFYKPQLGVTGPNSVLGRGIMNDTWKFANNDSYLNSLDRILNVVNTFNVVPEDKINDSSDYHSGGRSYNEREAGSNGWYLMTDSENSNWN